TGTGACTCCGAATGGACCAGGTGGAACAACAACTCTTCTACTTGTCCTTTCGTTTACGGGCTTTTTGCTTCTTACACAAGCATTTTTTGTTGTACCTGCTGGACAAGTTTCAGTGGTAACAACATTGGGAAAAGTAAGTGGCGGATCACGCAAGCCTGGCTTGAATTTTAAAGTCCCCTTCGTTCAAAATACTTATCCTTTTAATGTTCAGACTCAAGTTAGACCTGAAAAGTTTGACTCATTAACTAAAGATTTGCAGGTTATTTCTGCTACTGCAACTGTTAAATATGCTCTAAAGCCTAGTGAGGCTGGCAGAGTATTTAAAACTATCTCTTACAACGACAGAGAAATCTATAACAGGATTATTCAACCATCTTTGCTTAAGGCCCTTAAATCAGTCTTCTCAAAATATGAGTTGGTAACCATAGCTAGTTCCTGGAGTGATATTTCTGAATTAGTGGAAGAAACAGTAGCTGATGAACTAAATAAGTTTGATTATGTAGATGTTCAATCTCTTGATTTAACAGGCTTAACAATTGCAGATGAATACAGAGCCGCTATCGAAGAAAAACAGATCGCTGAGCAGAAATTATTAAGAGCTCAGACTGAAGTTAAAATTGCCGAACAAGAGGCTTTGAGATACGACACATTAAATAAAAGTCTTGATGATCAAGTTCTTTTTAAATTGTTCTTAGATAAATGGAATGGTGAGACACAAGTTGTACCTTCTCTACCAGGTAGCCAAGCAGGTAATGTTCCTGTAATTGTTGGTGGCAGAAATAGGTAATATTTAATATTAATTGTAAATAAAACCGACTTTAATTTATTAATTTAAGTCGGTTTTATTTGATTTCAGCAAAGCTTTCTTGAAAAGCTTTTATTGTTGCACTTATATCATCTTCCGAATGAGCTAATGAGGTGAAACCAGCTTCAAATGCACTAGGTGCTAAGTAAACCCCTTTTTGAAGCATCAG
This is a stretch of genomic DNA from Prochlorococcus marinus str. MIT 0912. It encodes these proteins:
- a CDS encoding prohibitin family protein, producing MTTPFRNVTPNGPGGTTTLLLVLSFTGFLLLTQAFFVVPAGQVSVVTTLGKVSGGSRKPGLNFKVPFVQNTYPFNVQTQVRPEKFDSLTKDLQVISATATVKYALKPSEAGRVFKTISYNDREIYNRIIQPSLLKALKSVFSKYELVTIASSWSDISELVEETVADELNKFDYVDVQSLDLTGLTIADEYRAAIEEKQIAEQKLLRAQTEVKIAEQEALRYDTLNKSLDDQVLFKLFLDKWNGETQVVPSLPGSQAGNVPVIVGGRNR